From one Amycolatopsis sp. FDAARGOS 1241 genomic stretch:
- a CDS encoding bifunctional 3,4-dihydroxy-2-butanone-4-phosphate synthase/GTP cyclohydrolase II: MTIAGEQVQHAVAALAQGRLVVVVDDADRENEGDLVGAARTMTQEQMAFLVRHTTGIVCAPMPGERADALRLRQMVTENTDAHGTAFTVSADHVGSGTGVSAADRTTTVRALADPATKPAELRRPGHIFPLRAREGGVLVRAGHTEAAVDLLAMAGAGDVGVISELVADDGSMLRGPELEEFAARHDLPLLRIADLVRYRGATERLVEPVASAAMPTAFGDFRAVAYRSVLDGTEHLALVRGDVAAAGRTPSGALVRVHSECLTGDILGSLRCDCGAQLEYALREIAAEGAGAVIYLRGHEGRGIGLAHKIHAYALQEQGLDTVEANLAQGLPVDSRSYGIGARILADLGVRRLRLITNNPAKYGGLEGYALDIVGRVRLPVAQTPHNVRYLRTKQERMGHDLGVLASGMDGSG; the protein is encoded by the coding sequence GTGACGATCGCCGGGGAGCAGGTGCAGCACGCCGTCGCGGCGCTGGCGCAGGGCCGGCTGGTCGTGGTCGTCGACGACGCTGATCGCGAAAACGAGGGTGACCTCGTCGGCGCGGCGCGCACGATGACCCAGGAGCAGATGGCCTTCCTCGTGCGGCACACCACGGGGATCGTGTGCGCGCCGATGCCCGGCGAACGCGCCGACGCGTTGCGGCTGCGGCAGATGGTCACGGAGAACACCGACGCGCACGGCACCGCGTTCACCGTGAGCGCCGACCACGTCGGCAGTGGCACGGGGGTTTCGGCGGCGGACCGGACCACGACCGTGCGGGCGCTGGCCGACCCGGCGACGAAACCCGCTGAACTGCGCCGGCCCGGGCACATCTTCCCCCTGCGCGCCCGGGAAGGCGGCGTGCTGGTGCGGGCCGGGCACACGGAGGCGGCCGTCGACCTGCTGGCGATGGCCGGTGCGGGTGACGTCGGGGTGATCAGCGAGCTCGTCGCCGACGACGGGTCCATGCTGCGCGGCCCGGAGCTCGAGGAATTCGCGGCCCGCCACGACCTGCCGCTGCTGCGCATCGCCGACCTCGTGCGCTACCGCGGGGCGACCGAACGGCTGGTGGAGCCCGTCGCGAGCGCGGCGATGCCCACGGCGTTCGGCGACTTCCGCGCGGTCGCGTACCGGTCCGTGCTCGACGGCACCGAGCACCTCGCGCTGGTGCGCGGCGACGTCGCCGCGGCCGGGCGGACGCCTTCGGGGGCGCTGGTCCGGGTGCACAGCGAATGCCTCACCGGCGACATCCTGGGTTCGCTGCGCTGCGACTGCGGCGCGCAGCTGGAGTACGCGCTGCGGGAGATCGCCGCCGAGGGGGCCGGGGCCGTCATCTACCTGCGCGGGCACGAGGGCCGCGGCATCGGGCTGGCGCACAAGATCCACGCGTACGCGCTGCAGGAGCAGGGTCTGGACACCGTCGAGGCGAACCTGGCGCAGGGCCTGCCGGTCGATTCGCGCAGCTACGGCATCGGCGCCCGGATCCTGGCCGACCTCGGCGTGCGGCGGCTGCGGCTCATCACGAACAACCCGGCCAAGTACGGCGGGCTGGAGGGCTACGCGCTCGACATCGTCGGGCGAGTCCGGCTGCCCGTGGCCCAGACCCCGCACAACGTGCGCTACCTGCGGACCAAGCAGGAACGCATGGGCCACGACCTGGGAGTGCTCGCATCGGGCATGGACGGGAGCGGGTGA
- a CDS encoding glycerophosphodiester phosphodiesterase has translation MKRKRVGVLALSGLALLGVASLAIGPASATEHVAQGAAAHGPGHDDPVIVGHRGAPGYRPEHTLASYELAFRMGVDFVDVDLVPTKDGRLVARHEPEIGGTTDVAEHPEFKSRKTTKVIDGTTMTGWFTEDFTLAELKTLRTKERIPENRPNNTLYNGRFQIATYQEVIDLTRRLGKELHRTLGTYPEVKHSTYFASIGNPTEPKLVAFLNRNGLNRADAPVIIQSFEVANLKELHEQVRVPLLQLTEATGAPADFVAAGDKRTYADLVTPAGLREIAKYAQYLGPDKSQVIPRDAADNLGKPTSLVADAHRAGLKVQPYTFRNENPFLPANLRSSSNPTAFGNVFAEEAAFFQAGVDGFFADQADTALISLHDFLGR, from the coding sequence ATGAAGCGCAAACGCGTGGGTGTGCTCGCCCTGTCCGGTCTCGCCCTGCTCGGGGTCGCGAGCCTGGCGATCGGTCCCGCCTCGGCCACGGAGCACGTGGCGCAGGGTGCGGCGGCGCACGGGCCCGGGCACGATGACCCCGTGATCGTCGGCCACCGGGGCGCGCCCGGCTACCGCCCGGAGCACACACTGGCGTCGTACGAGCTCGCGTTCCGCATGGGCGTGGACTTCGTCGACGTCGACCTCGTCCCGACCAAGGACGGCCGGCTCGTCGCCCGGCACGAGCCGGAGATCGGCGGCACCACCGATGTGGCGGAGCACCCCGAGTTCAAGTCCCGCAAGACCACCAAGGTGATCGACGGCACGACGATGACCGGCTGGTTCACCGAGGACTTCACGCTCGCCGAGCTCAAGACGCTGCGCACGAAGGAGCGGATCCCGGAGAACCGCCCGAACAACACGCTCTACAACGGCCGCTTCCAGATCGCGACCTACCAGGAGGTCATCGACCTCACCCGGCGGCTCGGCAAGGAGCTGCACCGCACGCTCGGCACCTACCCCGAGGTCAAGCACTCGACGTACTTCGCCTCGATCGGCAACCCGACCGAGCCGAAGCTCGTCGCGTTCCTCAACCGCAACGGCCTCAACCGGGCCGACGCGCCGGTGATCATCCAGTCGTTCGAGGTGGCGAACCTCAAGGAGCTGCACGAGCAGGTGCGGGTGCCGCTGCTGCAGCTGACCGAGGCGACCGGTGCGCCTGCCGACTTCGTGGCCGCGGGTGACAAGCGCACGTACGCCGACCTCGTCACGCCGGCCGGGCTGCGTGAGATCGCGAAGTACGCCCAGTACCTCGGGCCGGACAAGTCGCAGGTCATCCCGCGCGATGCCGCGGACAACCTCGGCAAGCCGACCTCGCTGGTCGCCGACGCGCACCGCGCCGGGCTGAAGGTGCAGCCCTACACCTTCCGCAACGAGAACCCGTTCCTGCCGGCGAACCTGCGCTCGTCGAGCAACCCGACGGCGTTCGGCAACGTGTTCGCCGAGGAGGCGGCCTTCTTCCAGGCGGGCGTGGACGGCTTCTTCGCCGATCAGGCCGACACCGCGCTGATCTCGCTGCACGACTTCCTGGGGCGTTGA
- the purD gene encoding phosphoribosylamine--glycine ligase, protein MRVLVIGSGAREHALVLAVSGDPAVTALACAPGNAGTAAVAEQLGVESADPDAVAALAREWKADLVVVGPEVPLVAGVADAVRKSGIACFGPSAAAARIEGSKAFAKDVMAAANVPTARSEVVDTPARLDAALQRFGPTWVVKDDGLAAGKGVVVTQDVEVARKHALMLLDGGHPVLLESFLDGPEASLFCFVDGRTVVPLLPAQDFKRVGNDDTGPNTGGMGAYAPLPWAPENFVDDVVARVVQPVVDELDARGATFSGLLYAGLALTSEGPQVIEFNCRFGDPETQVVLALLRTPLAGLLHATATGKLAEQPPLEWSGGAAVTVVIAADGYPGKPRTGDVITGGELEGVLHAGTRRREDGAVVSAGGRVLSVVGAGKSLKSARKHAYETVERVHLAGSHHRTDIALKAANGEITAPVNA, encoded by the coding sequence GTGCGCGTACTGGTAATCGGGTCCGGCGCCCGGGAGCATGCACTCGTCCTCGCGGTGTCCGGCGATCCCGCCGTCACCGCGCTCGCCTGCGCCCCCGGCAACGCCGGGACGGCCGCGGTCGCCGAGCAGCTGGGCGTCGAATCGGCTGATCCCGACGCGGTGGCCGCGCTGGCGCGGGAGTGGAAGGCCGACCTCGTGGTGGTCGGCCCCGAGGTCCCGCTGGTGGCGGGCGTCGCCGACGCCGTGCGCAAGTCGGGCATCGCGTGCTTCGGCCCCTCGGCCGCCGCCGCGCGGATCGAGGGTTCGAAGGCGTTCGCCAAGGACGTGATGGCGGCCGCGAACGTCCCCACCGCACGCAGTGAAGTGGTGGACACGCCCGCGCGCCTCGACGCCGCGCTCCAGCGCTTCGGACCCACGTGGGTCGTGAAGGACGACGGCCTCGCCGCCGGCAAGGGCGTGGTGGTGACGCAGGACGTCGAGGTCGCGCGCAAGCACGCGCTGATGCTCCTCGACGGCGGTCACCCCGTGCTCCTGGAGTCCTTTTTGGATGGACCAGAGGCGTCGCTGTTCTGCTTCGTCGACGGCCGCACGGTCGTCCCGTTGCTGCCCGCGCAGGACTTCAAGCGCGTCGGCAACGACGACACGGGCCCGAACACCGGCGGCATGGGCGCGTACGCCCCGCTGCCGTGGGCGCCGGAGAACTTCGTGGACGACGTCGTCGCCCGGGTCGTGCAGCCGGTCGTCGACGAGCTCGACGCGCGCGGCGCCACCTTCTCCGGCCTGCTCTACGCGGGTCTCGCGCTGACGTCCGAGGGCCCGCAGGTCATCGAGTTCAACTGCCGCTTCGGTGACCCGGAAACCCAGGTCGTGCTGGCGTTGCTGCGCACTCCGCTCGCCGGCCTGCTGCACGCGACGGCCACCGGCAAGCTCGCCGAGCAGCCGCCGCTCGAGTGGTCGGGCGGCGCCGCGGTGACGGTCGTGATCGCGGCCGACGGCTACCCCGGCAAACCGCGCACCGGCGACGTCATCACCGGTGGTGAGCTCGAAGGCGTGCTGCACGCGGGCACGCGGCGGCGCGAAGACGGCGCCGTGGTGTCGGCGGGCGGGCGCGTGCTGTCCGTGGTCGGCGCAGGCAAGTCGCTCAAGTCGGCGCGCAAGCACGCGTACGAAACGGTGGAACGCGTGCACCTCGCGGGCTCGCACCACCGCACGGACATCGCGCTCAAGGCCGCCAACGGTGAGATCACCGCGCCGGTGAACGCCTGA
- a CDS encoding HNH endonuclease family protein, which translates to MPTVRTVRNSLTVLVGVTLIGASAVGVADATPPGIPSAATAESELAGLTVKADGSLTGYSRDKFPHWIQQGNNCDTREVVLKRDGTNVVTGSDCYPTSGKWVSPYDGATWTQGSDVDIDHVVPLADAWRTGASSWTTAQRQAYANDLSDPQLIAVTDNVNQEKGDRSPDQWKPPSTGYWCTYAKMWVAVKSKFKLTINSAEKSALTDMLGHC; encoded by the coding sequence ATGCCCACAGTGCGTACTGTTCGTAACTCCTTGACCGTGCTGGTCGGCGTCACGCTGATCGGCGCGAGCGCGGTCGGCGTCGCCGACGCCACCCCGCCCGGCATCCCGTCGGCCGCGACGGCCGAGAGCGAGCTCGCGGGCCTCACCGTGAAGGCCGACGGTTCCCTCACCGGCTACAGCCGCGACAAGTTCCCGCACTGGATCCAGCAGGGGAACAACTGCGACACGCGTGAGGTCGTGCTCAAGCGCGACGGCACGAATGTCGTGACCGGCTCCGACTGCTACCCGACGTCGGGCAAGTGGGTCTCGCCCTACGACGGCGCGACCTGGACCCAGGGCTCCGACGTGGACATCGACCACGTCGTGCCGCTGGCCGATGCGTGGCGCACCGGCGCGTCGTCGTGGACCACGGCGCAGCGCCAGGCCTACGCCAACGACCTGTCCGACCCGCAGCTGATCGCCGTGACGGACAACGTGAACCAGGAGAAGGGCGACCGCTCGCCCGACCAGTGGAAGCCGCCGTCGACCGGTTACTGGTGCACGTACGCGAAGATGTGGGTCGCCGTGAAGTCGAAGTTCAAGCTCACGATCAACTCGGCCGAGAAGTCCGCGCTGACGGACATGCTGGGTCACTGCTGA
- a CDS encoding serine hydrolase, whose translation MVGEEIDRLAERSGFSGVVSVSRGGEGVFARAYGMAHRGYGVPNTVDTRFGIASVTKGFAALVVVSLIVEGLLALGTRVRSLLGADLPLVDDAVTVERLLAHRSGIGDYCDEDAEPPPRPQLLSSAAAYLPALEGFPQRFRPGSRSEYNNGAYALLAILAERATGVPFANLVRSRVTEPAGMAGTEFLRSDALPGDAATGHLADGRTNVFSLPVVGGGDGWIFATAVDFRRFRAALHAGRIVPREWVARMTAVHSPETGTREEHRYGLGFWLPSDGSTVLLEGYDHGVSFRSVSQPADGLVFTVVGNTAEGAWPVVRWLGGELLR comes from the coding sequence ATGGTTGGGGAGGAGATCGACCGTCTGGCCGAACGGTCCGGGTTTTCCGGAGTCGTGTCGGTCAGCCGGGGTGGTGAGGGGGTGTTCGCGCGTGCGTACGGAATGGCGCACCGCGGGTACGGCGTACCGAACACAGTGGACACCCGGTTCGGGATCGCCAGTGTTACCAAGGGGTTCGCGGCGCTGGTGGTCGTCAGCCTGATCGTCGAGGGCCTGCTGGCCCTGGGCACGCGCGTGCGGTCCCTGCTGGGCGCGGACCTGCCGCTGGTCGACGATGCGGTGACGGTGGAGCGCCTGCTCGCGCACCGCTCGGGCATCGGCGACTACTGCGACGAGGACGCCGAGCCACCGCCACGGCCCCAGTTGTTGTCGTCCGCGGCGGCGTACTTACCCGCACTGGAAGGGTTTCCGCAACGGTTTCGACCAGGTTCGCGCTCCGAGTACAACAACGGCGCGTACGCGCTGCTGGCGATCTTGGCCGAACGGGCCACGGGTGTTCCATTCGCGAACCTGGTGCGCTCGCGGGTCACCGAGCCCGCGGGGATGGCGGGGACGGAGTTCCTGCGGTCCGACGCGTTGCCGGGCGACGCCGCGACCGGGCACCTGGCAGACGGGCGCACCAACGTCTTCAGCCTGCCGGTGGTGGGCGGCGGCGACGGCTGGATCTTCGCGACCGCAGTCGATTTCCGGCGGTTCCGGGCTGCGCTGCACGCCGGGCGGATCGTGCCGCGGGAGTGGGTCGCGCGGATGACCGCGGTCCACAGCCCCGAGACCGGTACCCGTGAGGAGCATCGCTACGGCCTCGGGTTCTGGCTGCCCTCGGACGGCTCGACGGTGCTGCTGGAGGGCTACGACCACGGCGTGTCCTTCCGGAGTGTGTCGCAGCCGGCGGACGGGTTGGTGTTCACGGTCGTCGGCAATACGGCGGAAGGTGCGTGGCCGGTGGTCCGGTGGCTGGGCGGGGAGTTGCTGCGGTAG
- a CDS encoding amino acid permease codes for MDVSDQQTAEPGHPDEDSARLHALGYAQELKRTMSSFSNFAVSFTIISILSGCLTLYGFGMKTGGPVAMIWGWPLVGLFVVLVGLGMAEVCSSYPTAGGLYYWAAKLATRNGPAWSWFTGWFNLIGQIAVTAGIDFGAALFLNAFLDLQWGFSATPGHTILLLAIILVVHGALNTFGVRVVAILNSVSVWWHLAGVLVIVGVLVFVPAKHQDASFVFGHFANETGWGSSVYVFALGLLLAQYTLTGYDASAHMTEETKNAAKAGPRGIINSILVSLVAGWILLIGLTFAIQDYDGAAGSATGVPPAQIFIDATGAVTGKFLLLICIGAQLFCGMASVTANSRMIYAFARDGAIPGSKVWHSINKHTQTPTNAVWLAAGGALILALPYLWSATAYAAVTSIATVGLYVAYVIPVFLRVRRGDSFEKGPWNLGRWGKPIGIVATAWVVVIFVLFMLPQASPITVDTFNYTPIAFLVVLGGAALWWVVSARKWFTGPKVQGLAEELAAVERELKELG; via the coding sequence ATGGACGTCTCCGACCAGCAGACCGCCGAACCCGGCCACCCCGACGAGGACAGCGCCCGGCTCCACGCGCTCGGTTACGCGCAAGAGCTCAAGCGCACCATGTCGTCGTTCTCGAACTTCGCGGTGTCGTTCACGATCATCTCGATCCTGTCCGGGTGCTTGACGCTGTACGGGTTCGGCATGAAGACGGGCGGGCCCGTCGCGATGATCTGGGGATGGCCGCTCGTCGGCCTGTTCGTGGTGCTCGTGGGGCTCGGCATGGCGGAGGTGTGCTCGAGCTACCCGACGGCGGGCGGGCTGTACTACTGGGCCGCGAAGCTGGCCACGCGCAACGGGCCGGCGTGGTCGTGGTTCACGGGCTGGTTCAACCTGATCGGCCAGATCGCCGTGACGGCGGGCATCGACTTCGGCGCTGCGCTGTTCCTGAACGCGTTCCTCGACCTGCAGTGGGGCTTCAGCGCGACGCCGGGGCACACGATCCTGCTGCTGGCGATCATCCTGGTGGTGCACGGGGCGCTGAACACGTTCGGCGTGCGGGTGGTGGCGATCCTGAACAGCGTCAGCGTGTGGTGGCACCTCGCCGGGGTGCTCGTGATCGTCGGGGTGCTGGTGTTCGTGCCGGCCAAGCACCAGGACGCGTCGTTCGTGTTCGGGCACTTCGCGAACGAGACGGGCTGGGGCTCGTCGGTGTATGTGTTCGCGCTCGGGTTGCTGCTCGCGCAGTACACGTTGACCGGTTACGACGCATCGGCGCACATGACGGAGGAGACGAAAAACGCCGCGAAGGCGGGCCCGCGCGGGATCATCAACTCGATCCTCGTGTCGCTGGTGGCGGGCTGGATCCTGCTGATCGGCCTGACGTTCGCCATCCAGGACTACGACGGCGCGGCCGGTTCGGCGACCGGGGTGCCGCCGGCGCAGATCTTCATCGACGCGACGGGCGCGGTCACCGGCAAGTTCCTGCTGCTGATCTGCATCGGCGCGCAGCTGTTCTGCGGCATGGCGTCGGTGACCGCTAATTCGCGGATGATCTACGCGTTCGCCCGCGACGGTGCGATCCCCGGCTCGAAGGTGTGGCACAGCATCAACAAGCACACGCAGACGCCGACCAACGCCGTGTGGCTCGCCGCCGGTGGCGCGCTGATCCTGGCCCTGCCCTACCTCTGGAGCGCGACGGCGTACGCGGCCGTCACGTCGATCGCGACCGTCGGGCTCTACGTGGCCTACGTGATCCCCGTGTTCCTCCGCGTGCGCCGCGGCGACAGCTTCGAGAAGGGCCCCTGGAACCTCGGCCGCTGGGGCAAACCGATCGGCATCGTCGCGACGGCGTGGGTCGTGGTCATCTTCGTGCTCTTCATGCTGCCCCAGGCGTCGCCCATCACGGTCGACACGTTCAACTACACGCCCATCGCGTTCCTCGTCGTCCTCGGCGGCGCCGCACTGTGGTGGGTGGTCTCGGCCCGGAAGTGGTTCACGGGCCCGAAGGTCCAGGGCTTGGCCGAAGAACTCGCCGCGGTGGAACGAGAGCTGAAGGAACTGGGCTGA
- a CDS encoding GAF domain-containing protein has protein sequence MRDATASVRPLPRRVDPSHREREVIAAFSEITTEAITTTRLEDLLGLLGKQLCHLLGVTRCSVYLRDNDGRFRGAAGYCESEGDISAAVQAQEAGIQGDRFSREVIESAAPVLISDVPRDPRPHRRTMEHWHVRAMLGVPLVFDGKVIGLIFVDNVQKDHVYTDEDVALAELFARLGALFLRQAMLNAHLKNKAAEVVRQKNTLAYLADVHQKLTNAVLDGASIQTVVTLLGELSAKPVVLYNEDFHVLAWSAPPGLKMAQPPVLASRIRELPSVKQALASLSASCPSTVVPPTPAVWVGRRHLMCRLIIEGQPSGYLGIVEVGRGLEELDTKLAEHGATVLSLQVLSERRQAEAEGQAREDFLSDLLHRTRDAEQLSRRAPQFGVNLAQPHVLVRFSLDNASQNVSGSVGRKLVIRQLASVLSVPEPPAVSLPGAVVALLTLPPGLEPRDLRDSVATVRTGLSPRLNVRTAVISGVCHSPEDFPLAHRELREIDELACSFGWSGGVLAAGELGLFRLVAASGRVKEAVHFAHETIRPLRDADPSLLETWRAFVAAEGRVQATASELGVHENTIRYRLGKIGKLIGQDPGGLDCLLEARIAFQVLDLAGW, from the coding sequence ATGCGTGATGCGACGGCTTCGGTGCGCCCACTGCCGCGCCGGGTGGATCCGTCGCACCGTGAGCGCGAGGTCATCGCCGCGTTCAGCGAGATCACCACCGAGGCCATCACGACCACCCGCCTCGAGGACCTGCTGGGGCTGCTCGGCAAGCAGCTGTGCCACCTGCTCGGCGTCACGCGGTGTTCGGTGTACCTGCGCGACAACGACGGCCGCTTCCGCGGCGCCGCCGGCTACTGCGAGAGCGAGGGCGACATCTCGGCCGCCGTGCAGGCGCAGGAGGCCGGCATCCAGGGCGACCGGTTCAGCCGGGAGGTCATCGAGTCGGCCGCGCCCGTGCTCATCAGCGACGTCCCGCGCGACCCGCGCCCGCACCGGCGGACGATGGAGCACTGGCACGTGCGCGCGATGCTCGGCGTGCCGCTGGTCTTCGACGGCAAGGTGATCGGCCTGATCTTCGTCGACAACGTGCAGAAAGACCACGTGTACACCGACGAAGACGTGGCGCTGGCGGAGCTGTTCGCCCGGCTGGGCGCGCTGTTCCTGCGGCAGGCGATGCTGAACGCGCACCTGAAGAACAAGGCCGCCGAGGTCGTGCGGCAGAAGAACACGCTGGCGTACCTGGCCGACGTCCACCAGAAGCTCACGAACGCCGTGCTCGACGGCGCGAGCATCCAGACCGTGGTGACGCTGCTGGGCGAGCTGTCGGCCAAACCCGTGGTGCTCTACAACGAGGACTTCCACGTGCTCGCGTGGTCCGCGCCGCCGGGGTTGAAGATGGCGCAGCCGCCGGTGCTGGCTTCGCGAATCCGCGAGCTGCCGTCGGTGAAGCAAGCGCTGGCGTCGCTGAGCGCGAGCTGCCCGTCGACGGTCGTGCCGCCCACCCCGGCCGTCTGGGTCGGGCGCCGGCACCTGATGTGCCGCCTCATCATCGAGGGCCAGCCGAGCGGCTACCTCGGCATCGTCGAGGTCGGCCGCGGCCTCGAGGAACTCGACACGAAGCTGGCCGAGCACGGCGCCACGGTGCTGTCGCTGCAGGTCCTCTCCGAGCGCCGCCAGGCGGAGGCCGAGGGCCAGGCCCGCGAAGACTTCCTGTCCGACTTGCTGCACCGCACCCGCGACGCCGAGCAGCTGTCGCGCCGGGCCCCGCAGTTCGGCGTGAACCTGGCCCAGCCGCACGTGCTGGTGCGGTTCTCGCTCGACAACGCCAGCCAGAACGTCAGCGGCTCCGTCGGCCGCAAGCTGGTGATCCGGCAGCTCGCTTCGGTGCTGTCCGTGCCGGAACCCCCGGCCGTCAGCCTGCCGGGCGCCGTGGTGGCCCTGCTGACTCTCCCGCCGGGCCTCGAGCCGCGCGACCTGCGTGACTCCGTGGCGACGGTGCGCACCGGCCTGTCGCCCCGGCTGAACGTCCGCACCGCCGTGATCTCCGGCGTCTGCCACTCCCCCGAGGACTTCCCGCTGGCTCACCGGGAACTGCGCGAGATCGACGAGCTGGCTTGCTCCTTCGGCTGGTCCGGCGGCGTCCTGGCCGCCGGTGAGCTGGGCCTGTTCCGTCTGGTGGCCGCCAGCGGCCGGGTCAAGGAGGCGGTGCACTTCGCCCACGAGACGATCCGGCCGCTGCGGGACGCGGACCCCTCGCTGCTGGAAACCTGGCGCGCCTTCGTGGCCGCCGAGGGCCGCGTCCAGGCGACGGCGAGCGAGCTGGGCGTGCACGAAAACACGATCCGCTACCGGCTGGGCAAGATCGGGAAGCTGATCGGTCAGGATCCGGGTGGGCTGGACTGCCTGCTGGAGGCCCGGATCGCCTTCCAGGTCCTGGACCTCGCCGGTTGGTGA
- a CDS encoding DUF3558 domain-containing protein has protein sequence MRTAPTSALVAVLALGVAGCSSGDPGTAYPVETAVSSASQAAKASQLPPRPADLSLTGVDPCELLGQAQLDALQVNSVPRKVADPQDGPTCVFDADKTEPFHAYHLRTVNADLQEWLTGARRKNSMTTAPFAVEGYPALTNYRAAGTPSDCEVLVGVAKGQTLAAQAFAVTQGADSRQQLCDLAGRTADLAVQYLKTRS, from the coding sequence GTGCGCACGGCACCCACTAGCGCGCTGGTCGCGGTGCTCGCGCTCGGGGTGGCCGGGTGCTCGTCCGGCGACCCCGGTACGGCGTACCCCGTCGAGACGGCCGTCAGCTCGGCGTCGCAGGCTGCGAAGGCTTCGCAGCTGCCGCCGCGGCCCGCCGACCTGTCGCTCACCGGCGTCGACCCGTGCGAGCTGCTCGGCCAAGCGCAGCTCGACGCGCTGCAGGTGAACTCCGTGCCGCGCAAGGTCGCCGACCCGCAGGACGGGCCGACGTGCGTGTTTGACGCGGACAAGACCGAGCCGTTCCACGCCTACCACCTGCGCACGGTGAACGCCGACCTGCAGGAGTGGCTCACCGGCGCGCGGCGGAAGAACAGCATGACCACGGCGCCGTTCGCCGTCGAGGGCTATCCGGCGCTCACGAATTACCGCGCGGCGGGCACCCCCTCGGATTGCGAGGTGCTCGTCGGCGTCGCGAAGGGACAGACGCTGGCCGCGCAAGCGTTTGCGGTCACGCAGGGCGCGGACAGCCGGCAGCAGCTGTGCGATCTGGCCGGCCGCACGGCCGACCTGGCCGTGCAGTACCTGAAAACACGGAGCTAG
- a CDS encoding adenylosuccinate synthase, whose amino-acid sequence MPAIVLIGAQWGDEGKGKATDLLGDRVQWVVRYQGGNNAGHTVVLPNGENFALHLIPSGILTPGVTNVIGNGVVVDPGVLLDELAGLEERGVDTSRLLLSADAHLIMPYHVAIDKVTERYLGSRKIGTTGRGIGPCYQDKIARVGVRVQDLLDEKIFRQKVEAALEFKNQVLVKVYNRKALDVTQVADEVLAAGEKFAHRIADTRLELNQALERGETVLLEGSQGTLLDVDHGTYPFVTSSNPTSGGASAGSGIGPGRITTVLGILKAYTTRVGSGPFPTELDDESGEYLRKQGGEFGVTTGRSRRTGWFDAVIARYAVRVNGITDYFLTKLDVLSGLEKVPVCVGYEVDGRRTSDMPMTQTDVHHAVPVYEELPGWFEDISTCRTFDELPANARAYVERLEELSGARVSAIGVGPGREQTIVRHEFV is encoded by the coding sequence ATGCCGGCGATCGTGCTGATCGGTGCCCAGTGGGGGGACGAAGGCAAGGGCAAGGCGACCGACCTGCTCGGTGACCGCGTGCAGTGGGTCGTCCGCTACCAGGGCGGCAACAACGCCGGCCACACCGTCGTCCTCCCCAACGGCGAGAACTTCGCCCTCCACCTCATCCCGTCCGGGATCCTGACGCCGGGCGTGACCAACGTCATCGGCAACGGGGTGGTCGTCGACCCGGGCGTGCTGCTCGACGAGCTGGCCGGTCTGGAGGAACGCGGCGTGGACACCAGCCGCCTGCTGCTCTCGGCCGACGCCCACTTGATCATGCCCTACCACGTGGCGATCGATAAGGTCACCGAGCGTTACCTCGGCAGCCGCAAGATCGGCACCACCGGCCGCGGTATCGGGCCGTGTTACCAGGACAAGATCGCCCGCGTCGGCGTCCGGGTGCAGGACCTGCTCGACGAGAAGATCTTCCGCCAGAAGGTCGAGGCGGCCCTCGAGTTCAAGAACCAGGTTCTGGTCAAGGTCTACAACCGCAAGGCGCTCGACGTGACCCAGGTCGCCGACGAGGTGCTCGCCGCGGGCGAGAAGTTCGCGCACCGCATCGCCGACACGCGGCTGGAGCTCAACCAGGCCCTCGAGCGCGGCGAGACCGTGCTGCTGGAGGGCTCGCAGGGCACGCTGCTGGACGTGGACCACGGCACGTACCCGTTCGTCACGTCGTCGAACCCGACGTCGGGCGGAGCGAGCGCCGGGTCGGGCATCGGCCCGGGGCGCATCACGACCGTGCTCGGCATCCTCAAGGCCTACACGACGCGCGTCGGCTCCGGCCCGTTCCCGACGGAGCTCGACGACGAGTCCGGTGAGTACCTGCGCAAGCAGGGCGGCGAGTTCGGCGTGACCACGGGCCGGTCGCGGCGCACCGGCTGGTTCGACGCCGTGATCGCCCGCTACGCCGTGCGCGTCAACGGCATCACCGACTACTTCCTCACCAAGCTCGACGTGCTCTCCGGCCTGGAGAAGGTGCCGGTGTGCGTCGGATATGAAGTGGACGGTCGCCGCACCAGCGACATGCCCATGACGCAGACGGACGTGCACCACGCCGTGCCGGTCTACGAAGAGCTGCCGGGCTGGTTCGAGGACATCTCGACGTGCCGGACGTTCGACGAGCTGCCCGCCAACGCGCGCGCGTACGTCGAGCGGCTCGAAGAGCTCTCGGGCGCCCGCGTTTCGGCGATCGGCGTGGGGCCGGGCCGCGAGCAGACGATCGTGCGGCACGAGTTCGTGTGA